The genomic interval GCCGCCGGCGAGGTAGAGGCCGGGCAGCTCGGAGCGGCGGTTGCCGGGTTTGAAGCCGCCGCCGAGGCGGCCGTGGCTGGCGAGGCCGTAGATGGCGCCATTGAGCACCTTGTACCGGTCGTGGATGCCCTGAGGCGTCAGCGCGTTCTCGTAGACGATGCGGTCGCGGATCCCGGCCATCCCGGCGGTCGTCTCCAGCTTGTCGAGGATCGTCTCGCGGTAGCCCCGGAAGAGCCGGCCGTCGCGGTTCCAGTCCTGCCCGGGCCGCAGGTACGGCGCGTGCACCAGCACGTACAGCGCCTCGCCGCCGGCGGGCGCGGTGAAGGTGGTGGGGTCGCCGCCTGCTTCCTCGGTGGCGGCGGTCGCCGCGAGGTACGCCGTGGGATCGGGGGCGACCTCGCCGCGGCGGTAGATGTGCTCGAACTCCTCTTCGGGATCGCGCGAGAACACGAAGTTGTGGTGCGCGAGGTGCTCGTAGCGCTTGTCGAGCCCGAGGTAGAGCACGACGCCCGAGCACGCGGGCTCGGGGTCGCCGGCACCGGCTCTGCCGTCGCGGTGCGTCTCCCCGCCGAGCAGCTCCCGCTGGGTGCGGACGCTGTCGGCGTTGCTGACGACGATCGGGAAGCCCAGCCGCGTCCCGTCGGCCAGCTCCACGCCCGCGACGCGACGCTTCCCGCGGCCGGCGCTCTCGCCGTGGATGCGCGTCACCTCGTGCTCGGGCCCGAGCCTGAAGGCGACGCCCAGCTCCTCGGCGAGCTTCTTGAGCGCCAGCGGCACCGCCCGCGTCCCGCCGCGCGGGTACCACACGCCGCGGTCGACCTGCATCGCCGCGATGCCGCAGAGGATCGCCGGCGCCTGGCCCGGGTCGCTGCCGACGTACTGCGTGTAGTGGTCGAGCATCTGCGCGACGCGGTCGTCGGGCACCATCTTCCGGACCGTGCCCGCCACCGTCGACCACATCCGCATCGCCGCGACGTCCCTCAGCGTCGAGGCGTTCATCGTGCCGCCGAAGCTGAACATGTCCTTCAGCCCGCCGATCGACTTCCAGAAGTAGAAATCGTCGCTGATGCGGTGCAGCTTGCGGGTGTAGTCGACGAAGCCGGCGTAATCGGCGGCCGCCTTCCCGTCGCCGGTGAACCGCTCCAGCTCATCGCGCATCGCGGCGACGTCTTCTTTCAGGTCCAGGACCTGATTGCCGTCCGGCCCGTCGCTGCTGCCGTGCCGGCTCCCGCGCTTCGCGTCGAAGAAGCACCGCCACTGCGGGTCGTCGAGCCGGACGAGGTCGAGCCGTTCGTGCAGGTCCACGCCGGCTTCCCGGAAGACCCGCTCGAGCACCTCGGGCACCGTCAGGATCGTCGGCCCCATGTCGAAGCGGAAGGTCCCGCCGTCGGGGCCCTGGCCCTCCAGCCGCGCGGCTTTGCCGCCGGCCCAGGGGTTCTTGTCGAAAACGGTGACCTCGAAGCCGCGGGCCGCGAGCGTGACCGCCGCGGTGAGGCCCGCGAGGCCGGCGCCGACCACCGCGGCCCGGCGGTCGTTCCTGTTCGTGTCGGCGGCGGCGGGGGGGGGCGGCGGGGTCGCGAGCGCGGTCATGGCCGAGCCTACGAGAGCAGGTCGCGGCCGAAGAAGACCAGGTCCGGGAACGCCATCGGGCTCACCGGCTCGTCCGGGCCGACGAAACGCGTCTCCGCGAAACCGGTCGGGTCGCCCCCGCGGTGGACCTGCAGGCTGTTCGTCGAGCGGTCGACGATCCACAGCTCCTCGATGCCCGCCGCGCCGAGAGGCCGCAGCGGCACGCCGGTGCCGTCCGCCGGTGCGACCGCCAGGGCGAGCAGCACGCGGTCGCCGGCGGGGCCGGCGGTGAGTCCGAGGTAGCGGTCCGAGCGTGGCACGAGCACCGCGACGTCGACCCGATCCAGCGGGCCCACCGGGCCGCGTGACTGCACCACGCCGCGCTCGCCGAGGCGGACGGCAAGCGCGTGGGCGGCCGCGGTGACGCCCATCTCGCGGGCGCGATCGGGGGCGGGCGGGGAGGCGTCGAGCGCCGCGTCGCGTTGGGGCGGGGCGGCGACCGGGGAAGCGGAACGCAGATCGGTGGCCATGCGAACAGCGTACGCCGCCGGGCCCGCACGACCCGCCCCGTCCGCGCGAGCGGCACGCCCGGGCTGCGCCCGGCATCCGTACCTTCCACGCATGACCGCCCCGCACGACGCCGAAGGCCCCTCCCACGATCCGCTGGGCTTCCTCCGCGAGGCGGTCCAGCAGGACCTCGACACCGGCCGCTGCGAGCTCCCGGTCAGGACCCGCTTTCCGCCGGAGCCCAACGGCTTCCTGCACGTCGGCCACGCCAAAGCCATCTGCATCGATTTCGGCGTCGCCCGCGCCTTCGGCGGCCCGTGCCTGCTCCGCTTCGACGACACCAACCCCGTCGCCGAGGAGGCCCGCTACGCCGACGCGATCCGCACGGACCTCGCGTGGCTCGGCTTCGAGCCCTCGGAGATCACCCACACCAGCGACCACTTCGACGCCCTCGCCGGGCTCGCGGACCGCCTGATCGAAGGAGGCCTCGCCTACGTCGACGAGCAGCCGGTCGAGGCGATCCGCGAGCAGCGCGGGAGCCTGACCCGGCCCGGCACGCCCTCGCCCTTCCGCGACCGCCCGGCCGCCGAGTCGGCGGCGAGATTCGCGGAGATGAAGTCCGGCGCCGCGCCCGAGGGCTCCATGGTCCTCCGCGCGAAGATCGACATGGCGGCGCCGAACCTGAATCTCCGCGACCCGGTGCTCTACCGCGTGCTGCACGCGACGCACGCCCGCACCGGCGACGCGTGGAAGGTCTACCCCACCTACGACTTCGCCCACGGCCAGTGCGACGCGATCGAGGGCGTCACCCACTCGCTGTGCTCGCTGGAGTTCGAGGACCACCGCCCGCTCTACGACTGGTTCATCGAGAAGCTGGGCCTCTTCCCCTCCCGGCAGATCGAGTTCGGCCGCCTGAACCTCACCCACACGATCACCAGCAAGCGGAAGCTGCGGGCCCTCGTGGACGAGGGCATCGTCGGCGGCTGGGACGACCCGCGGATGCCGACCCTCGCCGGCATGCGGCGGCGCGGCTACGCGGCGGCGGCGATCCGCAGCTTCTGCGACGAGCTGGGCGTCACCAAGTTCGTCGGGACCACCGAGCTCGCCCTGCTCGAGCACCACCAGCGGAAGCACCTCAACGAGACCGCCGAGCGGCGGATGGCCGTGATGGACCCGATCGAGCTGGTCGTCACCGACTTCGAAGAGGGCCGGGTCGACCGACTCCCCGCCGTCAACCGGCCGCAGGACGGCGAGGAGGGCGCGACGCGGGAGCTGCCGTTCACGCGGACGCTGTACATCGAGCGCGAGGACTTCAAGGAGGACGCCAACCGCAAGTATTTCCGCCTGACGCCCGGCCGCGAGGTGCGGCTGAGGTGGGCCTACCTGGTGACCTGCACCGGATGCGAGAAGGATTCCGACGGAAACGTCGTCCGCGTGTTCGCCACGCACGACCCCGCCTCCCGCGGCGGCAACGCGCCCGACGGGCGGAAGGTCAAGGGCACGATCCACTGGGTGAGCGCCGGGCACGCCATCGACGCGGAGTGCCGCCTGTACCGGCCGCTCTTCGCGACCGCCGATCCGGCGGAAGGGGCTGACGAGGACCCGCCCCGCGGCTGGCGCGAGAACCTCGCGCCCGACAGCCTGGAGGTGGTGACGGCGAAGGCGGAGCCGTCGCTCGCCGACGCCGGGCCGGGCGCGCCCGTGCAGTTCGAGCGCATCGGCTACTTCCACCGCGAGCCCGGCGAGCGGCCGGTGTTCCACCGCGTCGTCCCGCTCCGCGAGGACGCCGGCAAACGCGCTTGAGACCGAGCCGCGGACCGCGGGCTTTTCCGGCTCGGGGAGCCGGCGGTCCGCGGGGTCTACGCTCGCCGGTGGCGAGCCGCAAGAAGACGATCCCGACTGACGTCTTCCCCGAGGACGCGGCGCTCCACCACGCCGACGACGGCGCCCCCGGCTACACGCGGGAGAAGCGGGGCCGCGACGGCCACCGCTACCTCGAC from Phycisphaera mikurensis NBRC 102666 carries:
- a CDS encoding phytoene desaturase family protein; translated protein: MTALATPPPPPAAADTNRNDRRAAVVGAGLAGLTAAVTLAARGFEVTVFDKNPWAGGKAARLEGQGPDGGTFRFDMGPTILTVPEVLERVFREAGVDLHERLDLVRLDDPQWRCFFDAKRGSRHGSSDGPDGNQVLDLKEDVAAMRDELERFTGDGKAAADYAGFVDYTRKLHRISDDFYFWKSIGGLKDMFSFGGTMNASTLRDVAAMRMWSTVAGTVRKMVPDDRVAQMLDHYTQYVGSDPGQAPAILCGIAAMQVDRGVWYPRGGTRAVPLALKKLAEELGVAFRLGPEHEVTRIHGESAGRGKRRVAGVELADGTRLGFPIVVSNADSVRTQRELLGGETHRDGRAGAGDPEPACSGVVLYLGLDKRYEHLAHHNFVFSRDPEEEFEHIYRRGEVAPDPTAYLAATAATEEAGGDPTTFTAPAGGEALYVLVHAPYLRPGQDWNRDGRLFRGYRETILDKLETTAGMAGIRDRIVYENALTPQGIHDRYKVLNGAIYGLASHGRLGGGFKPGNRRSELPGLYLAGGSAHPGPGMPMVMMSGWIAADAAAADADAALPPAAG
- a CDS encoding glutamine--tRNA ligase/YqeY domain fusion protein, which produces MTAPHDAEGPSHDPLGFLREAVQQDLDTGRCELPVRTRFPPEPNGFLHVGHAKAICIDFGVARAFGGPCLLRFDDTNPVAEEARYADAIRTDLAWLGFEPSEITHTSDHFDALAGLADRLIEGGLAYVDEQPVEAIREQRGSLTRPGTPSPFRDRPAAESAARFAEMKSGAAPEGSMVLRAKIDMAAPNLNLRDPVLYRVLHATHARTGDAWKVYPTYDFAHGQCDAIEGVTHSLCSLEFEDHRPLYDWFIEKLGLFPSRQIEFGRLNLTHTITSKRKLRALVDEGIVGGWDDPRMPTLAGMRRRGYAAAAIRSFCDELGVTKFVGTTELALLEHHQRKHLNETAERRMAVMDPIELVVTDFEEGRVDRLPAVNRPQDGEEGATRELPFTRTLYIEREDFKEDANRKYFRLTPGREVRLRWAYLVTCTGCEKDSDGNVVRVFATHDPASRGGNAPDGRKVKGTIHWVSAGHAIDAECRLYRPLFATADPAEGADEDPPRGWRENLAPDSLEVVTAKAEPSLADAGPGAPVQFERIGYFHREPGERPVFHRVVPLREDAGKRA